One Hydrogenobaculum sp. 3684 genomic window, AAAACAATGTCAAAAACCTTTGGTGCAGTAGTAAAAGCCCTAAACCCACAAAATCCTATAATAGTAGGAAACGTTGGCAACAACATATACATCTTCACGTATCAAAATACCAAAAACACTGCTATAATGCCGCTTTCTCAAGCAAAAAACCAAGTGATCCAAGATTTAATAATGGAAAAAAAGATATTGGCTTTAAAAGATTTTGCTAAAAATATATACAATAGCTTAAAAGCTAAAAAACCTGTAAGTATAAAGCCTGTGGCATTTAACAACTTACCTTTGTCTAGAATATCTACAATGGTGGATATAAAATCTTCCGATATAGTGCCGATGGTTACAGAAAAAACACCTGCGTTTTTTGGCCCTTACGTATCTGCCAACGGTAGTGCTTACGTAATAATAGAAGTAGATTCAAGAAGCATAAAAAATCAGCAAAATCCAGAAAAGACGTTTGCTCAATTGCTAAGCCTAAAAGCAAACGTTTTAATGAATTACCTTATAAAAGATTTAAGAGCTCATGCCAAGATAGATATAAACAAGAGTTTATACAACAACCTTTAATGTGCTAAAATAATCTTATGAAAGAGAAAGAATTTATACTGTGGTCTAAAGAGAAAAGTGCTATCACAACCGCTTTAGAGTCTGGCGTAAAAGCTATAATAGTAGAATCAGAAGAAGAGGCAAAAAACGTAAGTAAGTTAGGTAAAATAGAAACGTGGGTACTGGGAGAAGATATAGAGTATATAAAGATTTTAAATAAAGAAGATGAGTTAAGGGCTGCCAAATCTCCGAAAAAGGTATTGGTAGAAACCACAGATTGGACTATAATTCCATTGGAAAACATTATAGCTCAAAAAGAAGATGTATATGTTATAGTAAAATCTGAAGAAGAAGCAAAAACTGCATTAAATATATTGGAAAAAGGCGTAAAGGGTGTTGTTTTAAAAGACCCTGATTTAAACCTTATAAAGAAAATATCAAACGTAGTAGAACCAAAAGAAAAATTAAACCTTGTAGAAGCTGAAATTTTAAGAGTATTGCCAGTAGGCATGGGAGATAGAGTTTGTGTAGACACAACTTCTATATTAAAGAAAGCAGAAGGTATGCTAGTGGGCAACTCTTCCGGCGGAATGCTTTTGGTGGCGGCAGAAACAGAAGAAAACCCCTACGTTGCTTCAAGACCTTTTAGAGTGAACGCTGGTGCTGTACATATGTATACCAAAGTACCCAACAATAAAACTATATACTTGTGTGAAGCAGAAGCTGGAAAACCTGTGATGGTATACGATAAAGACGGCAACGGAAGGACAGTTTACGTAGGAAGAGCAAAGATCGAAAGAAGACCTATGCTTTTAGTAGAAGCTATCTCAAACGGCAAAAAACTATCAGCGGTGCTTCAAAACGCAGAAACTATAAGGCTTGTAAAACCAGATGGAGAACTTATATCTGTGGTAGAACTAAAAAAAGGCGATAGTGTGTTAGGATATATAGAACAAGAAGGAAGACATTTTGGTATGAAAGTAGACGAAACCATCACAGAAAAATGAAATACCTTGCTCCTTCAATACTTTCTGCTGATTTTTGGAATTTAGGTAAAGATATAGAGGCTACGTTAAAAGGCGGGGCAGATATAATACACTTTGATGTAATGGACGGGGCTTTTGTACCAAATATCACAGTAGGACCTTATGTTTTAGAGCGTTTAAAAGAAAAAATACCTCATGTTACTTTTGACGCTCATCTTATGATAAACAATCCAGATGCCTATATAAAAGAGTTTGTAGAAGCTGGGGCGTCTATGGTATCTGTTCACATAGAAAATGTACCTCATATTCATAGGACTGTTGAGCTGATAAAAAGCTTGGGAGCAAAAGCAGGTGTTGCCATCAATCCCGGTACATCCTTAGAAGCTATTGATGAAATAATACACTATGTAGACTATATACTGCTTATGTCTGTTAATCCAGGTTTTGGTGGTCAGAGCTTTATAGATCGTTCAACTGTTCGTGCTAAAAGCCTAAAACAAAGAATTTTAGAAAAAGGTTTAAATTGTCTTGTAGAAATGGATGGTGGATTGAAATTTAGCAATTTGCACCTTGTAAAAGAATATGTCGATATATTTGTTATAGGCTCTGGTATATTTAAAGAAAAAGACATAGAATCCATCACTAGAAAAATAAAAGATTTTATAAACAATGTTTAAACATATAAAACCCTTTATCGTAATGGACATTCTAAAAAAAGCATCATCCTTTGAAGATGCGATACATCTTGAAATTGGAGAACCTGATTTAGCACCATCCCCAAATGTTTTAAAACATCTTCAAAATGCTATAAATAGCAGTTATTTTGGTTATACTGAAGCAAAAGGCTTAAAAACCCTAAGAGATGCTATATCAACTTACTACAGAAATTTCTACAACATAGAAATATCACCAGAAAGAATCATCATAACTACTGGTTCCTCAGGAGCTTTTTCTTTGATATTTGGGCTTTTAGAAGGAAAAAACATAGCTTTACAAGATCCAGGTTATCCTTGCTACGAAAACATAGCTTACGCTTTTGATAAAAATATAGTAAAAATACCTGTTTTCGAGGATACAAGCTTCCAAATCACAAAAGAGCATTTAAAAAACGTTGAATTTGATTTACTTTTAATCTCTTCAGTTTCAAATCCCACTGGTATTGTATACAGCGAAGATAATCTACAAGATATAATAGAATTTTGTGAAGCAAATAAAAAGATCTTTGTGTGTGATGAAATATATCATGGACTTACTTACGATAAAAGCATAAAAACTGCCCTTTCTTTTAGCGATAACGCTTTTATAATAAATAGCTTTTCTAAGTTCTTTTGTATGCCAGGATTTAGAATAGGTTGGATGATAGTACCAGAACGGTATATAGAGGACGTAGAAAGGCTATCTCAGAATATGTTTATAAGCGCTCCTACTTTATCCCAATACGCTGCTTTAGGAGCTTTTGATTATGAATATCTTAACTTCGTTAGGGATACTTTTAAAGAAAGAAGAGACTTCTTTTATAAAGAATTAAAAGACATATTTAATATACCAGTAAAACCAGAAGGAGCTTTTTATGTATGGGCTGATATATCAAAATACAATATTCCATCGAAAGAATTTTGCGATTTTCTGTTTGAAAAAACAAGGGTGGCAATTACACCTGGAATAGATTTTGGCACCAATCAAACCGATAGATTTGTAAGATTTTCTTTTGCAAAGGATATAGCATATTTAAAAGAAGCTATATCTCGCATAAAAAACGTGCTATAATTTGAATAAAACTTGTTTAGAGAGGAGAAGAAACTATGAAAGATGTATATTTTATGGAGAGAGATCCTTATGCACCTATAAGACATTGTTATGGCATAAGCAAAATCCTTTACGAAGGCAAGTCAAAATATCAAGAGATTCAAGTAGTAGAGTCCCATTACTTTGGTAAAATGTTGATACTCGATGGTGTAGTACAATTTACAGAAAAAAATGAGTTTTTCTATCACGAAATGCTAACTCATCCTGTAATGTTTGCCCATAAAAATCCCCAAAATGTGCTAATAATAGGTGGAGGAGACGGTGGCATCCTAAGAGAGGTTTTAAAACACAAGTCTGTAAAGAAAGCTGTATTGGTGGATATAGACAAAGACGTAGTAGAAGTGTCCAAAAAGTTTTTCCCCACCGTCGCTTGTTCGATGGATGATCCTAGAGCTATAATACTAAATGAAGATGGTTTTAAATACATTCAAGACTATAAAAATGAATTTGACGTTATCATAGTAGACTCTACAGATCCTGTTGGTTTTGCACATGTACTTACCACAGAAGAATTCTTTAAATATGTGTTTGAAGCTTTAAAAGAAGATGGTATATATGTTGGCCAATCTGAATCTTTGCACTATCATCTTGATATAGTTGTGCGTTTTCAAAAAGCTTTGAAAAAAAACTTTCCTATAGTAGACCTTTACACCACCGTTATACCAGTATACGCTGGGTATTGGTGGAGTTTTTCAGTGGGTTCCAAAGTTTACAATCCACGGGAAATATCAAGAGAAGTTGATGTAGAAACGAGATTTTACTCAGATGAAATACACAAAAACGCATTTTTGCCACCAAACTTTTATCAAAAGATTTTAAACGGTAATTTTAAATATTGATAGGAGAGCTTATGAGAGTTTTATTGGTAGGATGGGCGCCGCCTTCGGAACCACAAAGCGGAGAAGATAAGCATATCTATATTCTTGCTAAAAACCTAAAAAACTTAGGCCATCATGTAGAAGTGTTTACCATATTACCACCTTTTATGATAGGAAAGCAAAATGAATACGATCTTTTAAACGCCCAATACGAAGGTATTACATACAATGTTTTCACTAGAAGAGAATGGTTTATATATCAGCACGGATACTCTCCTATGACAGAAGTTTACGAAGAACCCACAACCCAGATTTGGTTTAAATTTTTAGCTATGAAGCCCGATTGGGACTTCATACATTTTCAATCTATTATGCCCCTTTCTATAATAGAAAAAACTAAGCAACTTGGATATAAGGTCCTAAATACTATGCATTCTATGTACTTATTAGAACCCTCTTGGCATATGTTTTCTACTTATAAATACGAGCAAAACAAATTTCAATGTATAGCCCAAGATGAGTTTACACCAGAAAGGTTTGTGGAAGAATACAACATTATGATGGGGCTAAACCTAACAGAAGCCCAGAAAAAGGTAGTGGCTGTAGAGATGAAAAGAAGGTTAGATTATGGCAAATATCTTATGGAAGATGTCATAGACCTAAATATATCAAACGGCGGTTACGGGGCTTATGCTATATTAGATTTTGGCGTAAAACCAGATAACATAATAAACTTAGTATTACCAGAGCAAGGTTTTGCCGCCAACAAAAGGGATGAAAAAAGATCAAAAGATATCATAGAAAAAACCAAAGCCAAATACTCGAAACCAAGAGAAAAAACAATCTTTGCCTTCTTATCCAACTGGCAAGTAACAAAAGGCCATCACATCATATTAAAAGCGGTAGACTATCTTAGGGATTTGGAAGGTAAGTTTGAAGTAAGGCTTTACGGCAATCCAGAGATAAATCAAAACTACAAATACTTTATGTTATCTTTGTTTAAAG contains:
- a CDS encoding 3-dehydroquinate synthase II, with product MKEKEFILWSKEKSAITTALESGVKAIIVESEEEAKNVSKLGKIETWVLGEDIEYIKILNKEDELRAAKSPKKVLVETTDWTIIPLENIIAQKEDVYVIVKSEEEAKTALNILEKGVKGVVLKDPDLNLIKKISNVVEPKEKLNLVEAEILRVLPVGMGDRVCVDTTSILKKAEGMLVGNSSGGMLLVAAETEENPYVASRPFRVNAGAVHMYTKVPNNKTIYLCEAEAGKPVMVYDKDGNGRTVYVGRAKIERRPMLLVEAISNGKKLSAVLQNAETIRLVKPDGELISVVELKKGDSVLGYIEQEGRHFGMKVDETITEK
- the rpe gene encoding ribulose-phosphate 3-epimerase, with the protein product MKYLAPSILSADFWNLGKDIEATLKGGADIIHFDVMDGAFVPNITVGPYVLERLKEKIPHVTFDAHLMINNPDAYIKEFVEAGASMVSVHIENVPHIHRTVELIKSLGAKAGVAINPGTSLEAIDEIIHYVDYILLMSVNPGFGGQSFIDRSTVRAKSLKQRILEKGLNCLVEMDGGLKFSNLHLVKEYVDIFVIGSGIFKEKDIESITRKIKDFINNV
- a CDS encoding aminotransferase class I/II-fold pyridoxal phosphate-dependent enzyme — its product is MFKHIKPFIVMDILKKASSFEDAIHLEIGEPDLAPSPNVLKHLQNAINSSYFGYTEAKGLKTLRDAISTYYRNFYNIEISPERIIITTGSSGAFSLIFGLLEGKNIALQDPGYPCYENIAYAFDKNIVKIPVFEDTSFQITKEHLKNVEFDLLLISSVSNPTGIVYSEDNLQDIIEFCEANKKIFVCDEIYHGLTYDKSIKTALSFSDNAFIINSFSKFFCMPGFRIGWMIVPERYIEDVERLSQNMFISAPTLSQYAALGAFDYEYLNFVRDTFKERRDFFYKELKDIFNIPVKPEGAFYVWADISKYNIPSKEFCDFLFEKTRVAITPGIDFGTNQTDRFVRFSFAKDIAYLKEAISRIKNVL
- the speE gene encoding polyamine aminopropyltransferase; its protein translation is MKDVYFMERDPYAPIRHCYGISKILYEGKSKYQEIQVVESHYFGKMLILDGVVQFTEKNEFFYHEMLTHPVMFAHKNPQNVLIIGGGDGGILREVLKHKSVKKAVLVDIDKDVVEVSKKFFPTVACSMDDPRAIILNEDGFKYIQDYKNEFDVIIVDSTDPVGFAHVLTTEEFFKYVFEALKEDGIYVGQSESLHYHLDIVVRFQKALKKNFPIVDLYTTVIPVYAGYWWSFSVGSKVYNPREISREVDVETRFYSDEIHKNAFLPPNFYQKILNGNFKY
- a CDS encoding glycosyl transferase group 1, with product MRVLLVGWAPPSEPQSGEDKHIYILAKNLKNLGHHVEVFTILPPFMIGKQNEYDLLNAQYEGITYNVFTRREWFIYQHGYSPMTEVYEEPTTQIWFKFLAMKPDWDFIHFQSIMPLSIIEKTKQLGYKVLNTMHSMYLLEPSWHMFSTYKYEQNKFQCIAQDEFTPERFVEEYNIMMGLNLTEAQKKVVAVEMKRRLDYGKYLMEDVIDLNISNGGYGAYAILDFGVKPDNIINLVLPEQGFAANKRDEKRSKDIIEKTKAKYSKPREKTIFAFLSNWQVTKGHHIILKAVDYLRDLEGKFEVRLYGNPEINQNYKYFMLSLFKDKFIKSHVKVMGIYTHAQLDAICDEIHLHINPHIWAMGPTTAFNETAQRGVMQMWTKARHADIFEKFQEELIFGKKLLDEELSNKLRKVNRYYISETNLNYERKKFEAFNIKSIEDQNKKLANYILECGNPEDLAKKMRFFIENTDYNIFDDWYFLTGYSMENPPPLSEIADTTKYIELIYK